The nucleotide window tatacatatattcgCCTTACATTTATCTTTATGTTAATCGATACGTACCAGATACGGAACCGACCCAGCCATCAATAACAACACCATAATCATGTTTCTTTATAGGTTGGAATGGACACTTACAATCCATTTAGTTTAGGCGGATATCAGCCTCTTGTCTTAGAGAAAAAGAGAAGCTTTTGGCACAAAACGATAGAAATGCTCTACTGTTGATAGTTTCGACTATGTATGTGTCATTACTAATTTACCATACGTCAACAAGCCACGCCACTCGTATGCCACATAGTTATGCTTATGTGGCAGGCCAACGAGTCAACCATGTTAACACAATGATAATCTAAACCTTGAATGCAAATTACATTGAGAGCTTTAATGTGTAGCTAAAACCTGAAATCAAAAGACATGCCATGTCACAGCAAAATCTTTTATTTATTTGACATAACTTACACATAAGAAAACATGAAATCAAACATTTAAATTGACAGTGTTTGATTCTATCCTTAAGATAGTAAAATCTTGAACATCATATTATCAAATAGCTTCTTTTGCCCGACCCCTACGATGAGGTTCGCCATTGCATCTCCACTTGAAGCTTACCATTCCTCGAGTCGATTAGATTGTACTTTTCATTAATTCTCTTGTTGCTCACAACATCCGCAAGTTGTATGTCCACATAACCCAATGTTTCCTACCACAAAAACCGTTATAATTTTACacacgatttaaaaaaaaaatcattaacctTGCGTTTCATCTCAACcaatcaaattaaacaatttaGCTAAAAAGAAAACGAGTCAAGAATGGTTAAAAACACCCATAGTCTATATCTGAGGCACATAAGCTACCAAATCTTTTATTGAaactttaaaagaaaaaaaatggatgaaatttGGAAACTTTTAGCGGGTCAACACAATAAGACCTATAACCCACCCATTGtgcctagggctgtaaacgaaccgaacattcaacgaacaattcatgaaccgttcggcgggaagttcgtttatgttcgttcgattagcttagcgaacgaacacgaacaaaaaatgttgttcggttagcttagcgaacaaACACGGACActggtctcgttcgttcgattgcgttcgtgaacgttcggtaatatgctCGGTTACGTTTGTTCATGTTCGTTAGTTTACGTCCGTTCGTGTTcttttgattatattaaaaaggtaataaataataaaccttttatctaaacatattgaaaacttgaaacccttttttttctaagttagctaaaatttggacatcctaagacatttttggggatGATTATATCTAAGTTAGTAAAACTGGATTTATCGCTTGGTggtgtagtagacttcttgtgttttggtttatcatttgatggttgtatttaactacttatatacaatgtttaaggataacaatgtttttattttttattttcaagttaaatgttcgtttgcatTCGATTTTATTTGCTTGCgtttgtttgtgttcgagaccaatgttcacgaactgttcagctgaatttccttaacaaacgaacacgaacacaaacttatgttcggtaagcgttcgtgaacagttcgcgaacatgttaatttccttaacgaacgaacactaacaaggccttgttcgtgttcgttcggtttgtttacagccctaattGTGCCTCGTTTTGTTTCTTTATATTATAAACGGGTCATATAACGATTAATTCTTTGTACCTTGGGATGAAGTAGACCCAATCTTGAAGACGTACTAACGACTTCAAAATGCATCCTCTCATTTGTTGGTGGCTCTTCTAAAGTATATGAAAACTCTTCATCCCATCTTGGATCGCGGTTTTTCTTCACCATCtgcataatatataaaaatccaCACATGAACTATAtataatacacacacacacaaactgtTGATACATGAGTTTTAAGCTATCAATAATTAGCTCATTTAAGATTGTTGATCAGTTTTTTTACTAAGCATAAACCCTGCTAGTAGTTTTTCATAAAAATTACCTTTGTTTTTTTCTCTTCCCCCCTAAAAATCACACGAACAGACGGATTTGTATGATGTTTTCCTTCAAGATCTTCAGCTTGATGAATTATAACAACAAGCAAACCACCACCTTCAGGGGTACCTTCAGGTGCCTTTTCAATAACGTTTTCTACCCCGTCAGCTGGAGCTTGATCATCTTTAAAAGGCTTGTATTCTAACTCAATCATGATCTGGCCCCGGGATTTCTCGTTTTGCGGGTCGTTAGGGTCCATGTTCTTTAGGAGTTCAAGAGTCATAACTCTTGGTTCTTCTGCTGTAATCTCTTTTAGTGGTACAACATTCATTCCCATCTTATCATGCTTCCCTACCTACACACACGAGTTGACCATAAAAGTCAACGTGTAAGTTTGATCTCAAACTAGTGAATGTAAATGGGTAGGTTGAGCAAGTTGAGTATCAAATCAAAACGGGTCAAATTATGTTCTTTTTATTTAAGAGTATAATGCCATTTCCGTCCCTcgggtttggccagttttgcgactatcgtccaaaggtttgtttttccgcatctggatccaaaaggtttgaaatcttgtcattttcatccagctcgttaattccatccatttttctccgttaagtcaggggtatttttcgtcttttttgtaaatttaaagggcaattcggtctttttcacgttacgtaaaaagaccgaatacccttgaaaaagactgaattgccttTCAAGTTAACAAAAATAactaaaatacccctgacttaacggagaaaaatggatggagttaacgagccggagaaaatggcaagattttaaaccttttggatctagatgcggaaaaacaaacctttgaatgaaaggtgcaaagctggccaaacctcagggacgaaaacggcattttactctttatttaATTTTGTAATTATTAATATATTGTGTATGATTGCAAAAACTATACTATTAAAGtgaaaatctattttttttattcGACCCATTTGGCATAAAACACAACCCAAAAGTCCAAAACAATCCATGCTTTTGGGTTAAAATTGCCACTTCTATTTAAATACGCTTTAGGTAACTTTTGACCCATTAGACCCTTTTAATATTGACCCGTTAAAAGACCAAGAAATGTACCTGTTCCCAGTCATAAACTATGACCTCAAGAGCTTGTGATTCCGGGTCCTTAACAACCAAACTAAACTCCTGATTCCATTCAGGATTCAAGTTTTTGTATTTTATAGCGGTTTTCTTAGAAGGAAGTTTGTCCTCAGTAAGTTTCAATTTTACATACGGGTCAGAAGCACCCAAAAGATCCTTCTTTTTAAGCTTCATTGCCCGTATAACCTTCACATGTAGCATTCCAACAGGCCTCTTCATCGCTCTGCCAAATTGAAACGTCGATTCGTCAGTTTTGTTATGCGGTTATTAGGCAAATATCAGTGGTTGACTAATACTTACTTTGAAGGGTCGAGGACGGGTACCACAAGTGTTTTAGGCCACAGATACATATTTGCAACCTGATCTTTAATAGTTTCCTAAATGTGTTTAAAATAATACAAGTTTAATCTCGCGTCTGAAACTTGAATAAATTTTATTTGATATGTTACATACCTGAACGAATCTGTACAAGCCGGGAATGGACATAAGGTCTGCCCCGAGCAGCTTCAGCCCGAAATCAACATGAGGCTGACAATATTTAACAAATGATAGTCATATTTTAACATTTTAACTGCATAAAGGGTCTTTGAAAATTAAGTAGAAACCTTATCCATGAGAGACACATGAATTTGACAGAAGCACGGGAAGCTGGGAACTAATGGCTTCAAGGTAATACGAGGCGAAGCAAATACTTGCAAGTCAATCACCTGAGAGTGAAACATTTCATACATATAGTGAGAGAAAAACTTAGGGGTGTGTTCGTCGTTATGCATGTTTCTGGCTAGATTCTGTATAATAAAACTGGACACATACTTGAGTGGTCTGTAAAATAGTCTCAATATATGAATGTCCTTAATGAAAAAGGTCACCTTTGAAAAAATACCTAAGAAATTCTATACATAAGGAAAGGATATATAGGAATCCATAGTTATGGTGAAAACCTAAGAAATTCTAACCTTCCAaccattttttttgaaaaaaaataccacatgtaatatacatgtttttaaaggttttgagcaaaaaaaaaaaaaaaaaagtcaaaaaagcGCCGaccaaattaaaaaaatacaaaataataAACAAGTTTCTATGTAACATATGTAACAATTCTGTGTAACATATGTAACAGTTGCGTTACccaaaacttgttttttttttttttaaatcctcccggcgcttttttgttttttttctcaaaactcttaaaaacatgtatattacatgtgttattttttttcaaaaaaaaatgttggTAGGTTAGAGTTTCCTACGTTTTTTCTCCCAAGTTCCAACTATGGGTTTTCTCCCGATACTTTCACTATAGTAGTGGGGGCTGATGGGCCCGCACACACATACCTGAACTGTGGGTCGCATCCCGAATGCCTTAACAGCTACATGTACGTTAGGATTGCC belongs to Helianthus annuus cultivar XRQ/B chromosome 5, HanXRQr2.0-SUNRISE, whole genome shotgun sequence and includes:
- the LOC110940910 gene encoding synaptotagmin-2; this translates as MRIGFGRIVRRTSGVRMGIVSAIAGTFGFGIGVSIGLVMGYYFFIYFQPTHVEDPKVRPLIERDTKSLQEMLTEIPMWVKNPDHDRLDWLNKFIELMWPYLDKAICKTVKTIAEPIIKEQIPKYKIDAVEFDALSLGSLPPTFQGMKVYATDDKELIMEPCLKWAGNPNVHVAVKAFGMRPTVQVIDLQVFASPRITLKPLVPSFPCFCQIHVSLMDKPHVDFGLKLLGADLMSIPGLYRFVQETIKDQVANMYLWPKTLVVPVLDPSKAMKRPVGMLHVKVIRAMKLKKKDLLGASDPYVKLKLTEDKLPSKKTAIKYKNLNPEWNQEFSLVVKDPESQALEVIVYDWEQVGKHDKMGMNVVPLKEITAEEPRVMTLELLKNMDPNDPQNEKSRGQIMIELEYKPFKDDQAPADGVENVIEKAPEGTPEGGGLLVVIIHQAEDLEGKHHTNPSVRVIFRGEEKKTKMVKKNRDPRWDEEFSYTLEEPPTNERMHFEVVSTSSRLGLLHPKETLGYVDIQLADVVSNKRINEKYNLIDSRNGKLQVEMQWRTSS